Below is a window of Malania oleifera isolate guangnan ecotype guangnan chromosome 1, ASM2987363v1, whole genome shotgun sequence DNA.
TTGTGTAAGAATAAGTAAAGGCTATccacaattggtatgataggctaCAAATGACCCATATTCCAACACATACAATCCTGAGTGGAAATAGCACCCTAACTTCTCCTGGAGGCCACATGCTCCGCGTTTCCAATCCCAAATACCTCAAATATCACCCACTACTCCATCTCTCTACCCATTCCAATATACCCAAAATCCTCTTGGGTCTGCCCCTAGACCTTCATCATATCAACATCCATCTCCTCTTCCACCCCAATATGACAAATCTTTTAAAGAGACGGTGTTAAGAGCCCTCAAAGGGATTAAGGCTGATAACCAAGTCTATTGCTAAGCCAGAAGCTTCCATGGGCCACCTAGCTACTTCTTTGAGTCGAACAAATGAGAGTACTTTGCCAAAGCAACCTATAGAACATCCTAAAGGCCAATACAAGGTAGAATGTGAACCTGATGCTAGTCTTTCATCGTATCACGAGCAGGCTCAGGCAGTGACAACTCTTCGGAGTGGTAAAGTAGTAAACAATGTGATAGACGGGAAGTCGAGTAAGGGTATGGGTAAAGAGAatatggggggggggggaacctaATGTTAAATCTTGCATCCCCACCTTCTCTAACTCAGTGAGCAATTCTATGGTTTCCACACCCTTTTCTGAAGGAGCAAGGCCATATTATACCCCACATAGAGGTTCTTATTACCCTCAAATGCCATACCCTGTAGCCCTTCGGGCATGTGCTAAGCCAAAGAAGGATAAAATTGAGGAGTCCACGATGGATACCCTCAAGCAAGAAAAAATCAACCTTCCTCTCTTAGATGTTGTCAAGCAAGTGCCTATTCATGCAAAGTTTTTCAAGGATTTGTGCACCCAAAAGCATAAATCTAAGGTGCATCTAAACAAAAGAATCAAATTAATCGAGAAGGAACTCAATTTTCCTATGTTTTATTCCCCCCCAAACTTAAGGATCCAGACGCTGccaccatctcatgtgtaatCGATGATTGCCCAATCAAAAGGGTCCTTTTAGATTTGGGAGCAAGTGCGAACATACTTCCCTACTTGTTCTACAAGAAATTTGGCATAGAAGAACTACTGCCTACCTCGGTCACCTTGCATTTCACTGATCAGTCTATCAAAAAGCCCCGAGGTATTATTTAGGATGTCCTAGTAAAGTTCAATAGGTTCTTTTACCCTATTGATTTCCTTGTCTTAGACATGGAACCTACTGATCCATCGCAGCAATCAAGCCCGACCCTTCTAGGTTGACCCTTTATAGCCATGGCTAATGCTTGCATCCAGTGTAGCACCGGTGTTATGGACATATCCTTTAGTGTTATGCAGCTCCAGCTAAATGTGTTCCACAACCCTCGACACTCACCTAATGACATTCCCTTCAAGGATGTAGACATGGTTAATGAGGGTGTCGAGAAAGACGCTCCTTGGACTCTTTTGAGTGATCCTCTTGAGACTAAGCCTCCCTTTGACCAGCCATCTTCGTCAAGTGTAGAGGATCCATCCGCCCACATCTTTGTTATTAGTATATCGACCTCTAACCTAGAAAAATGGCCCTGGAAAGCTAAGTTTGAAAATCTTCCTACTCTCTCTGGCATTCCAGCACACCCCTCCATTGAGGTCCCACCATCACTTGAGTTGAAGGCTCTGCTAGATTCTCTCAAGTATGTCTTCTTAGGCCCTCAAGAAACCCTAGCCATTATGATCTCATCTAGCTTGGAAAATTTGTAGGAGTGTCGGCTCATTCATATTCTGAAAAAACATGTGAGAGCAATAGGGTGGTCAGTGGCAGACCTTAAAGGTATAGATCCATCCTTTTGCATGCATTGAATTCACTTAGAGACTAATTCTAAGCCCATTCGTGAGATGCAACAGAGACTTAAACCCAATATGAAGGAGGTGGAGGAAGTGGTCAAAATTTTAGATGCTAGGATCATATTTCCTATCTCTGATAGTGATTTTGTGAGCCCTACGCAAGTGGTCCCTAAAAAATCAGGGATCAAAGTTGTTAAGAATGATAAGGTGAAGGTATCCCCACTTGTGTCACTGCTAGATGGAGGGTATGCATTGATCATCGAAAATTTAATAACCTTACTTGAAAAGATCACTTTCCATTACCATTCATTGATCAAATACTAGAGAGGCTAGAAGGGTAGAATTTATATTGCTTCCTAGATGGATATTCAAGATATAATCAGGTTGCAGTCCACTCAAATGATCaggagaagactaccttcacctACCCATTCAGCTCATTTGCCTATAGGAGGATGCCTTTTGGGCTACGTAATGCACTAGCAACCTTTCAACGGTGCATGCTAGCCATCTTTTCAAACATGGTTGAAAAATTTATCAAGGTATTTATGGATGATTTCTCCGTGTTCAGATCCTTCTTTGATGAATGTTTGGATAACCTATCCAAAGTCCTTGAAAGACGTGTGGGCATAAACTTGGTGCTAAGCTGGGAGAAGAGTCATTTTATGGTTCAAGAGGGCATAGTGTTGGGCCATATTATCTCCACTAAGGGGATTGAAGTAGACAGGGTTGAGGTAGAACTAATTTTCAAACTTCCTTCCCCTACTTCTATCAAACAAGTGAGGTCACTCCTAAAGCACACTGATTTCTACCAGCAATTCATCGAAGACTTTAGTAAAATTTCTCGACCCCTGACCAACTTGTTAATAAAGGATGCACCCTTTGAGTTTGATAAATATTACCTCACTACATTTGAAACTCTTAGGGCGTTGCTCTCTTCTGCCCCTATAATGCAGCCTCCTTATTTATTGGTCCCTCCTTCTAGCAATAGTTTTCACCCTTGACAAATTTCGCTCGTATCTCCTAGGGTCAAAGGTCATTGTGTATTTCGAACATGCTGCGTTGTGATACCTTCTCACCAAAAAGGAGACCAAACCTAGGTTGATTTGGTGGATACTTCTCTTGCAAGAGTTTGATTATGAAATATGGGATTGAAAGGGAACATAAAACCATGTAGCCGATCACTTATCCCGCATTCTATTTAAGGAATCTATCGACCACTATCTAATTCAAGATTCCTTTCCCGATGAGCAGCTCTTTGTCGTATCTTCCAAGCCCTCGTGGTTCACCACAATTGCTAATTACTTAGCCATGCGAGTTATTTCCCATGATTGGACACAGTGGGAGAAAAATAGGTTCTTCTCCTAAGTGTGCTAGTACATTTGGGAAAACTCGGATTTGTTTAAAATAGGCCAGGGCTTGATCATTCGGCGTTGTGTCCCTGAAGGTGAATATCACAACAATTTGGAATTTTTTCCTACCTTGGAATGTGGTGGTCACTTTAGTGGAAAGAAAACTAAAGCTAAGGTAATTCAAAGTGGCTTCTTTTGGCCAACACTTTTTCGAGATGTTCATGAGTTTTGTCAATCATGTTCACGGTGTCAGCAGACCGAAACATCTCCCGACGTGACATGTTTCCTTTGAGCCCGATTTGATGGTTGAACTTTTTTATgcttggggtattgattttatgggtcCTCATCCCTTCTCATGGGAATATGTACATATTGGTGGCTATAGATAATGGCTACTAAGACCAATGACCATCGAGTGGTCATTCACTTTCTTAAGGGTCTTTTTAATTATTTCGGTCATCCCTGAGCTATCATCAGTGATAGGGGAACTCATTTCCTCAATCATAATTTCGCTGCACTCCTTCAAAAGTACTTTATTACCCACAAATTTGACACACCATACCACCCCCAAATGAGTGGGCAAGTTGAGGTTTCAAACCGTGAGATCAAAACCATCCTTGAGAAAACTGTGAGACCGGATAGAATGGACTGGTTATTTCGTTGGATGATGCTTTATGGGCATAAAAAATAGCCTACAAGACCCTTATTGGTATGTCTCTATACCGATTAGTCTATAGAAAGGTTTGTCATCTTCCAGTTGAGTTAGAGCACGAAGCATACTGGGCTATCAAGAAGTTTAATTTCGATATGGCTGCTGGAGGTGCTCATCACTGCCTCCAACTTAATGAGTTAAAGGAAATCCACAATGCCTCATATGAGAATGCCAAGATCTATAAAGATAGGATGAAAGACTTTCACAACAACCACATAGTCGTGAAATCTTTTGAACCTCGCCAAAAAGTATGGCTCTTCAATTCAATGTTGAAATTATTTCTGGGCAAGCTGCGTTCCTGCTATCATGGCCCATACGTTGTGAACCGTGTGTTTCCTCATGGTGTGATTGAAATTAAGGACCCCATGACTGACACACTGCTTAAGTTCAATGGATAGTGCCTAAAGCTGTGTGTTGAGGGGATCAACAAGGGACTTGTTAAAAAAGTTTTTCTTTGTGACCTGGTATACTCGCCCTGAGCATTCATTGCATTCGGCTAAAGATGGTAACTTAGTTCTTTAAGGAGGcaactttagtatttttattttctttttaagacCGTAAAATGTACATACTAAGGTAATTAGGGTTTAAAGTATTTAGGATATGTCCTAGAATAGTTGGGGGTGTGACTAGGGTGCGATGAGCACACTTATGTGTGACTTGTTCGACCCTGAAAGTCATCTGAGCTCCCTAAGTATCGAGAGGTTTGACCATGTTCATGACTATCATTGAGAGGGGCACGACTTGGTCAAGAGCTTGTGTTCCTCTTTGAGCAAGAGATGCAACCAGATGTGACCAGTGATGTGGTCAAGAATATCAAAAGTCATTTAAAACCCTGCTTCTCTTGTGACTTGTCCAACTCCTACCCTTTTTATTTTTTCGGTTGATACTCATTCCTCCTTTGCTCAACCTAGTTGCCCAAACTTTTTCTACTCACACCTTGAGCCCTTAACAACCCTAGGGTTTCACCTCCCCTCATACATGCCTCCTCATCTAGTGCCTAGGGCCACCTCGGAGTAAGACAACTCCTCATGCCCCGCCACCACATGGTAGCAACTTTGAGCATTTCCAAGACAAGGTTATTCTTCAAGGGGCTGCGCAACTCTAGGGACGCTTGAAGGGATTTCGGAGGGGTTAAGAGCTCCACAAATACATCTTGATGCCGAGCAAGTGCCCACCACCACGCGGCGGTGGCTTCAAGTCATGTCATGAATGGGAACTTCCTCCAGGGTTCTTGAGACCCCAAGAGCATGAAACTAATTAATGGAAGAGACAAGGGCACCAAGGGTGACCCTTACGGATGACCTATTACCTTTAACACATTCTGCTATATCCCCTCTGTACTAGCCCCCAAATCCTACTCTAAGGCTTACGAAGACCATGTTTCCCCAGCCACTGACATTCTATACATTCCGTCCAACCATACCATTGGATGATTCGGGTTTTGCATCCGATTCAGAGTTAGATGAGGTCTAGGGAAGGCCACCTAGGATCCTTTTTAAGCAACCTACATATGTACTGTGCTATTGCACACTTTttctagttttatttttcatttattttatttttgttattttcttttcttatatGTTTCACCACGCTTTTTGTGGCGTGATAATTGTGTCCATATACATTGTACTGCCTTTGATCTTAATGAAAATTACATGGTGTTTTTGCTCTACATGTCTTTTGTGTTTAGTGTGTATTATTGCATGCATGCAATTTCTGGTTCTATGTGTTTATGATTGTTGTAGGTACATTGGTTGATTTTCATTGCATCATGCAGTGTTTCCTCTCTCATGCATTCCAAGTTCTTTCTTTCCATACTTctgtgaggacactgaagttttaagttcGGGGTAAGGGGCAGGAAAACACTACATGGCTTTTCGAGCACAAAAATGACaatgtttaaaatttttcaagaaacaTTATCTGTTATGACattttaacactatttatactatttACATACCCTTTTTTTGCCTATATGTTACATACATAAGCTTCTCAATCATATGaccttgttatgctcactaacgaaGTAGTGAGTTACTTGTGTGTAGTTTCACATAACATAGCCAATGTACTAATATGGCACTTTATATGGGTGGACTAGTGATTCATTTGTGTTAATATGgttatgtaaactcttgtattcacatggtacttCACAAGGCTAAAAACGcacttacacgtgatttgtagcacttatgGTTCCTtaagagcactgagagaacaaccgtggtGGTTATGACACTTTGTGAGATACTATTAAgcctttcatttattttttttgagtGGTTGATGTCTAACTCTGAGTTTAGGGAACTCtactttccttttattttctaaattttctttacCCACTAGTCTTGgttcttgcatttgctagcctagaggtgataaCTAGTGGGGAGATacaaacctaggtcttgtagcctactcaagacaaGAAAATTGAGGCACCCTTAGAAAAAGACTTAGTTCGTAGACCCCCTTTTTCGAGCTTAATTTATTTTCGTAGGTATGAAGAtgacatgaaagttgtgaaaattgtCCTAGCTAACAATAAAAGAAATGGCATAAAAGAATGAgtggaagaaagaaaaaaagaaatgaaaaacatATAGAATACCAGCTCTAAATACAAAAAGGTCAAGTTAGGGACACAAAACATGATCTTACGCATATGGAGCTTCTTCAACCATCCGATGTATATGACATATTCATGTATGGTTcatgaataagttgatctagggtgggtTTGGTTGGATGTGGTGAGTAAGTaagaagatgctaaggtgaaggacccgacacctcgttCTTAGGATGGTTCCCTTTCTCATGAGACTAGTGAACCCCATGCTTAGCATttgttcttcaaaatatgtgggatgtttgatcatgacattctttcTCACATATGGAAGTGAACACATTTTCTAAGTGTTTCTAAGGGTATACCAATGAGGCTAAGTCAAGATGACCATTCTGTAAGTGATCAAGGGTATTCTATCTGTGATAGATCATGCACTTTATACAtgttgtaatgacctgcctaatttaccaatttattatatttttttcccataataaaattcaatataatatatatatttttaccataataaaattcaatataataatcctgtacaactaaataacataatcaaccaTGACCCATAGGTACCgaggatatacccaaaatacaactcagatacctaagcaacaggaaacataaattacaacataccatacaacc
It encodes the following:
- the LOC131167945 gene encoding uncharacterized protein LOC131167945; amino-acid sequence: MSLYRLVYRKVCHLPVELEHEAYWAIKKFNFDMAAGGAHHCLQLNELKEIHNASYENAKIYKDRMKDFHNNHIVVKSFEPRQKVWLFNSMLKLFLGKLRSCYHGPYVVNRVFPHGVIEIKDPMTDTLLKFNG